From the genome of bacterium, one region includes:
- a CDS encoding outer membrane lipoprotein carrier protein LolA, which produces MGFSGGEEEGPARPRKRKKAVRPYFFAALLGAALCGPFPAAAAAPQGAAPAENDARTKRIAVQLQIKYEKTRTLFADFEQENLLRSLGKITRSKGRFSLRKPGRIRFDYREPERQMVVSNGKTLWIYTESLRQVLITPLNSSAASPTPLLFLAGKGRLEDSFRITVEEWGAPRQKEGVWKQGTPHRLSLTPIKMEGGFRNLWLEVDVESFQILGFEFRDHLGNETRIRFFNIREGVAFDNGDFEFKIPPGVEVFRTPSPLGQNP; this is translated from the coding sequence ATGGGTTTCTCTGGAGGCGAAGAGGAAGGTCCGGCCCGGCCGAGGAAGCGGAAAAAAGCCGTTCGGCCGTATTTTTTCGCCGCGCTCCTCGGCGCCGCCCTGTGCGGGCCTTTCCCCGCGGCGGCGGCCGCGCCGCAGGGTGCCGCTCCGGCGGAAAATGACGCGCGCACGAAGAGGATCGCGGTTCAGCTCCAGATCAAGTATGAAAAGACCCGCACCCTTTTTGCCGACTTCGAGCAGGAAAACCTCCTGCGCTCCCTTGGAAAAATCACGCGCTCGAAGGGGCGGTTTTCGCTCCGCAAGCCCGGCCGCATACGCTTCGACTACCGGGAGCCGGAGCGGCAGATGGTCGTCTCGAACGGGAAGACCCTGTGGATTTATACGGAGAGCCTCCGGCAGGTATTGATCACGCCCCTCAACTCCTCGGCCGCGAGCCCGACGCCGCTCCTCTTTTTGGCCGGGAAGGGAAGGCTCGAGGACAGCTTTCGCATCACGGTGGAGGAATGGGGCGCTCCCCGGCAAAAAGAGGGGGTGTGGAAGCAGGGGACGCCGCACCGGCTTTCCCTGACGCCGATCAAGATGGAGGGCGGATTTCGCAATCTGTGGCTCGAGGTGGACGTGGAGAGCTTTCAGATTCTCGGCTTTGAGTTTCGGGATCATCTCGGAAATGAAACTCGAATCCGGTTTTTCAACATTCGTGAAGGCGTTGCTTTTGACAATGGGGATTTTGAGTTCAAGATTCCACCCGGAGTCGAGGTTTTCCGGACGCCGAGTCCCCTGGGGCAAAACCCCTAG
- the purN gene encoding phosphoribosylglycinamide formyltransferase, with product MSKKGGGTLCRVVVLASGRGSNLQALLDASAEADFPARVAAVLSDKRDAPALDRARSAGVAAEWIDPAAPGYEARLGDAVEKAGADLICCAGYMRILGEEFIHRFEGRLLNIHPSLLPSFPGLDAQRKALRAGVRISGCTVHFIDEGVDTGPIILQAAVPVLPGDDEKNLSDRILVQEHRLYPLVVRLWAEGKIAREGRKVRFKEGAFEEAASAISSPCRAIV from the coding sequence GTGAGCAAAAAAGGCGGCGGGACGCTTTGCCGGGTGGTGGTTTTGGCCTCCGGCCGGGGGTCAAACCTGCAGGCGCTCCTCGATGCGTCGGCCGAGGCGGATTTTCCGGCGCGGGTAGCCGCCGTCTTGAGCGACAAGCGGGATGCGCCCGCCCTCGATCGGGCCCGGAGCGCCGGGGTGGCGGCGGAGTGGATCGACCCGGCGGCGCCGGGCTACGAGGCGCGGCTTGGCGATGCGGTGGAGAAGGCCGGGGCCGATCTGATCTGCTGCGCCGGCTACATGCGCATCCTGGGAGAGGAGTTCATCCACCGCTTCGAGGGGCGGCTCCTCAACATCCATCCCTCCTTGCTCCCCAGCTTTCCGGGACTGGATGCGCAGCGGAAGGCCCTGCGCGCGGGGGTGCGGATCTCCGGCTGCACCGTCCATTTCATTGACGAGGGGGTGGACACCGGGCCTATCATCCTTCAGGCGGCTGTTCCCGTTCTACCGGGTGATGACGAAAAAAACCTCTCCGACCGGATCCTGGTCCAGGAGCATCGGCTTTATCCCCTCGTGGTCCGGCTGTGGGCCGAGGGAAAGATCGCGCGCGAGGGAAGAAAAGTCCGCTTCAAGGAAGGCGCCTTCGAGGAGGCCGCTTCGGCGATTTCCTCCCCCTGCCGAGCAATTGTTTGA
- the purM gene encoding phosphoribosylformylglycinamidine cyclo-ligase, whose translation MTYRAAGVDVAGGDQFVCDITETVRATQKAHPGRVLGDLKQFAGMFHLGAMVEDPVLISGTDGVGTKLIIAQELKRHRTIGIDLVAMCMNDVLTAGAIPLFFLDYLGTGRIDAQTLAEVVEGIGEGCRRAGCVLLGGETAEMPDFYEPGVYDLSGCAVGVVSRRRLIDGTAVRTGDVLIGLPSSGLHSNGYSLVRRILPDVEAWKKPDTVPELGTPLAEALLAPTEIYAKAVAAVREIEGVHGLVHITGGGVPGNLSRIIPEGGQARLDPASWERPPIFSLIAGRGPVEAAEMYRTFNMGLGFVMAVAPEAAAQVEAALGAAEVAFSRIGEVHARGAGEPAVRIEGIS comes from the coding sequence ATGACATACCGGGCCGCTGGAGTGGATGTGGCAGGCGGCGATCAGTTTGTCTGCGACATCACGGAAACCGTGCGCGCGACGCAAAAGGCCCATCCCGGCCGGGTGCTGGGTGACTTGAAGCAGTTTGCCGGCATGTTTCACCTCGGTGCGATGGTGGAGGACCCGGTGCTGATATCCGGCACCGACGGAGTGGGGACGAAGCTCATCATCGCCCAAGAGTTGAAGCGCCACCGCACCATCGGCATCGACCTTGTGGCAATGTGCATGAACGATGTGCTGACGGCGGGCGCCATCCCGCTTTTTTTCCTCGACTACCTGGGAACCGGGCGGATCGATGCGCAGACGCTGGCCGAGGTGGTGGAAGGAATTGGCGAGGGATGCCGCCGGGCGGGTTGCGTGCTCCTGGGGGGCGAGACGGCCGAGATGCCGGACTTCTACGAACCGGGCGTCTATGACCTCTCCGGATGCGCGGTTGGCGTGGTTTCGCGCCGCCGTCTGATTGATGGAACCGCCGTGCGCACGGGCGATGTCCTGATCGGACTGCCCTCGTCCGGGCTCCACAGCAACGGCTACTCGCTCGTGCGGCGGATACTTCCCGATGTCGAGGCGTGGAAAAAACCCGATACGGTGCCGGAGCTGGGCACCCCTCTCGCGGAGGCGCTTCTGGCCCCGACGGAAATATATGCAAAGGCCGTGGCGGCCGTTCGGGAGATCGAGGGCGTGCACGGTCTGGTGCATATTACGGGCGGGGGGGTGCCCGGGAACCTTTCGCGGATCATCCCCGAGGGCGGGCAGGCGAGACTCGACCCCGCAAGCTGGGAGAGGCCGCCCATCTTTTCCCTGATCGCCGGGCGCGGGCCGGTCGAGGCGGCCGAGATGTACCGCACCTTCAACATGGGGCTCGGTTTTGTGATGGCTGTCGCCCCGGAGGCGGCGGCGCAGGTGGAGGCGGCGCTCGGGGCGGCCGAGGTCGCTTTTTCCCGCATCGGCGAGGTACATGCCCGGGGGGCGGGGGAGCCCGCCGTGCGGATTGAGGGGATATCGTGA
- the lpxC gene encoding UDP-3-O-acyl-N-acetylglucosamine deacetylase: MDKGHVLIVDDEETILSSLEAILKDEGYRVAKAATGELALEMVRTHAPDVVLLDVWMPGIDGIKTLQAVKESDGDVEVVVMSGHGSIDTAVTATKLGAFDFIEKPLSIEVVLDVVGQAVQARRLQLLKNSNAKLYPEENVEVKSGVAGSALAGAPFQKTAGRKTKRPASSSTARGGAGMLQKTIGRSVVLYGLGLHSGVKTGLILEPLPAGQGIRFGSLTNKETIAAQAEFVENTNHATNLRNGTAVARTIEHLMSALHAYGISNLMVKIGEEVPNTDGSAADFCQLIEDAGIVEQEGGVRSLVVGKTIEVRDKEADSSFIRIEPAETFSVTYHMDYPEPIGQQEFTYHHSGAESFREELAPARTFSFIWELESLEKMGLGEGGRWGNVILVDRERIVNTELRFPDEFVRHKILDLVGDVYLLGRPLQGKVTASKSGHRLNVELVRALSEAYP, from the coding sequence TTGGATAAAGGCCACGTTCTCATCGTCGACGATGAAGAGACCATTCTGTCGAGTCTGGAAGCCATCTTGAAGGACGAGGGTTACCGGGTCGCGAAGGCGGCCACGGGCGAACTCGCTCTGGAGATGGTCCGCACGCACGCCCCCGATGTCGTTCTTCTGGATGTCTGGATGCCGGGAATCGACGGGATCAAGACCCTCCAGGCCGTCAAGGAATCCGACGGAGACGTGGAGGTGGTGGTCATGTCGGGCCACGGCAGCATCGACACGGCTGTCACCGCCACGAAGCTCGGCGCGTTCGACTTCATCGAGAAGCCACTCTCCATCGAGGTGGTTCTGGATGTGGTGGGACAGGCCGTTCAAGCCCGCAGATTGCAATTGTTGAAGAATAGCAACGCAAAGCTGTACCCCGAGGAAAATGTAGAGGTGAAATCCGGTGTGGCCGGATCCGCCCTTGCGGGCGCTCCTTTTCAGAAGACGGCCGGCCGGAAAACAAAGCGGCCCGCTTCGTCCTCCACGGCGCGAGGCGGCGCGGGGATGTTACAGAAGACGATCGGGAGAAGCGTCGTTCTCTACGGGCTGGGGCTGCACTCCGGCGTGAAGACGGGGCTGATACTCGAGCCGCTCCCCGCGGGACAGGGCATCCGCTTCGGTAGCCTGACGAACAAGGAAACGATCGCCGCACAGGCGGAATTTGTGGAGAACACGAACCATGCCACCAACCTGCGGAACGGAACCGCTGTTGCCCGGACGATCGAGCATCTCATGAGTGCGCTGCACGCCTACGGCATCTCCAACCTCATGGTGAAGATCGGGGAAGAGGTGCCGAACACGGACGGTTCCGCCGCGGATTTTTGTCAGCTCATTGAGGATGCCGGCATCGTCGAACAGGAGGGCGGGGTGCGGTCGCTGGTTGTGGGCAAGACGATTGAGGTCAGGGACAAGGAAGCGGACAGCAGCTTCATCCGAATCGAGCCCGCGGAAACCTTCTCCGTCACCTATCATATGGATTACCCTGAACCCATCGGCCAGCAGGAGTTCACCTACCATCATTCCGGCGCGGAGAGCTTCCGCGAGGAGCTGGCCCCGGCCCGCACGTTCAGCTTTATCTGGGAGCTGGAGTCCCTGGAGAAGATGGGGCTGGGCGAGGGCGGCAGGTGGGGGAATGTGATTCTCGTGGATCGGGAGCGCATCGTGAACACGGAGCTTCGCTTTCCCGATGAGTTCGTCCGCCACAAGATTCTGGATCTCGTAGGCGATGTATATCTTCTCGGGCGGCCCCTGCAGGGGAAGGTGACCGCATCCAAGAGCGGCCACCGGCTGAACGTGGAACTGGTCCGGGCGCTTTCAGAAGCCTATCCTTGA